The Candidatus Omnitrophota bacterium genome contains a region encoding:
- a CDS encoding AsmA family protein, whose translation MKRLILIFFILFIILFGLLLGGYFYLSANGKDIVIQKVEQQLNKKIVFDEIKVSFPLTLEIKNLKVEDIGSFEKITCSLNPVYFLLKQVYFPFVEIVNPNIEIHSKAKNSFSLPSFGENKKVLGEKGASQEQDSKNNDFIIVMDRFVVRNGSFLFFNESEDEEKELFSLGKIDAMIHQVIFSQKKSLETNFDITAKLTGFDGRFNEDDLKCYGWVDFLEKDMKAKLQISGMGGQVGLLADLLSEKNDLTVKGKMNLAFTSKEIKKDSKTFEDFFVETLQSSGAHIDMKFDFKTKMDDFQIGEVSLSGMFKKEK comes from the coding sequence ATGAAACGTCTTATACTAATATTCTTTATTTTATTTATTATTCTTTTTGGCCTTCTTTTAGGAGGGTATTTTTATTTAAGTGCGAATGGCAAAGATATTGTTATTCAGAAGGTCGAGCAACAATTAAATAAAAAAATTGTTTTTGATGAAATCAAAGTTTCTTTTCCTTTGACATTGGAGATTAAAAATCTTAAAGTTGAAGATATCGGATCGTTTGAGAAGATCACGTGTTCTCTTAATCCAGTATATTTTTTGTTAAAGCAAGTTTATTTTCCTTTTGTTGAAATTGTTAATCCAAATATTGAAATTCATTCAAAGGCAAAGAATTCTTTTTCTTTGCCTTCTTTTGGTGAAAACAAAAAAGTTTTGGGCGAAAAAGGAGCTTCTCAAGAGCAAGATTCTAAGAATAACGATTTTATTATAGTTATGGACCGCTTTGTTGTAAGAAATGGAAGTTTTTTATTTTTTAACGAATCTGAGGATGAAGAAAAAGAATTGTTCTCGCTCGGTAAAATTGATGCAATGATTCACCAGGTTATTTTTTCGCAAAAAAAGTCGTTAGAAACAAATTTTGATATTACTGCAAAATTAACTGGGTTTGATGGTCGTTTTAATGAAGATGATCTTAAATGCTATGGATGGGTAGATTTTCTTGAAAAAGATATGAAAGCCAAGCTTCAAATTAGTGGAATGGGTGGACAGGTAGGGCTTTTAGCGGATCTTCTTTCTGAAAAGAATGATTTGACTGTAAAGGGAAAGATGAATTTGGCTTTTACTTCAAAAGAAATAAAAAAAGATTCTAAAACATTTGAGGATTTCTTTGTTGAGACATTGCAATCAAGTGGAGCTCATATTGATATGAAGTTTGATTTTAAGACAAAGATGGATGATTTTCAGATTGGAGAAGTGTCTTTGTCCGGAATGTTTAAAAAAGAAAAATAG
- a CDS encoding tetratricopeptide repeat protein, with protein MRTKVCALILSVMFLFGCTAEKQASAPVVPKTSEQLFQEAMTFLAQNKIPEAIQSLEQSAEASPESVNAYFALAQLYMRLESYDNAIITCQKILQKEQKNPHVYLLMAGCYDLKGEPEKAVELVKVSMALFQEQNNVQGFQDAAGILKKLLEEE; from the coding sequence ATGAGGACAAAAGTATGTGCTTTAATTTTGAGTGTAATGTTTTTGTTTGGATGTACAGCTGAGAAGCAGGCATCTGCACCTGTTGTTCCGAAGACTTCAGAGCAGCTTTTTCAAGAAGCGATGACGTTTTTAGCCCAAAACAAGATTCCAGAGGCTATTCAATCTTTAGAACAATCGGCTGAAGCTTCCCCGGAATCAGTTAATGCTTATTTTGCTTTAGCTCAGCTTTACATGAGATTAGAATCATATGATAATGCCATTATTACTTGTCAGAAAATTCTCCAAAAAGAGCAGAAAAACCCGCATGTTTATTTGTTGATGGCTGGGTGCTATGATCTTAAGGGAGAGCCTGAAAAAGCTGTTGAGCTTGTAAAGGTAAGCATGGCTTTATTTCAAGAGCAGAATAATGTTCAAGGCTTTCAGGATGCTGCCGGAATTTTGAAAAAACTTCTTGAAGAAGAATAG
- a CDS encoding tetratricopeptide repeat protein, translating into MVFPVVCLSYLFLVNKEIKRNIIGWQVLGWSIVVVSWFVARKLAIGSVMSFSTIALMNTSIANLPMTFLYFGKIFLPFNLSILPILPDSNLLYGFFCMIGFSVFLFFCSKENWKYVIFGLFWFFVFLMMAFLKSYWSMAHDFQEHRIYLPMVGFVIALAALKPPQQWRHRNAMGMFSAVVFFLLFVGIQFNHGEKYKDRLSFWVSASKDSPSSPLARRNLGGIYYLAGMLDLSEKEHKRALFLNPHEVGVHNNLGLIYMNQGKPVEAEKEFLQELSIRPNSSLAFYNLGILYYNQGFQKEAEGAFLESIKYNPDYVDAYRMLSISAHSQGDFEKSNQYLKEVRKRGKDIDFSLTITP; encoded by the coding sequence GTGGTATTTCCGGTGGTTTGTTTATCGTATCTTTTTTTAGTCAATAAAGAAATAAAGAGAAATATTATAGGGTGGCAAGTTTTAGGATGGAGCATTGTGGTCGTTTCTTGGTTTGTTGCAAGAAAGTTAGCGATCGGAAGCGTGATGTCGTTTTCAACGATAGCCTTGATGAACACATCAATTGCCAATCTTCCGATGACATTTCTTTATTTTGGTAAGATCTTCTTGCCTTTTAATCTTTCCATTTTACCAATATTGCCTGATTCAAACTTATTGTATGGTTTTTTTTGTATGATTGGCTTTAGTGTTTTTTTGTTTTTTTGTTCAAAGGAGAATTGGAAATACGTTATTTTTGGTCTTTTTTGGTTTTTTGTTTTTTTAATGATGGCATTTTTAAAGTCATATTGGTCTATGGCGCATGATTTTCAAGAGCATAGAATATATTTGCCTATGGTCGGATTTGTTATTGCTTTGGCTGCGCTAAAACCACCTCAGCAGTGGAGACATCGCAATGCTATGGGTATGTTTTCAGCAGTTGTTTTTTTTCTTTTATTTGTTGGCATACAGTTTAATCATGGTGAGAAGTATAAAGATCGTTTGAGTTTTTGGGTTAGCGCTTCTAAGGATTCACCCAGTTCGCCTCTTGCTCGCAGAAATTTAGGAGGAATATATTATTTGGCAGGAATGTTGGATTTGTCAGAAAAAGAACATAAAAGAGCTCTTTTTTTAAATCCTCATGAAGTGGGTGTACATAATAATTTAGGTCTTATTTATATGAATCAAGGAAAGCCTGTAGAAGCTGAGAAGGAGTTTTTGCAAGAATTATCTATTCGTCCAAACAGTAGCTTAGCATTTTATAACTTAGGAATACTTTATTATAATCAAGGGTTTCAAAAAGAAGCAGAAGGTGCTTTTTTAGAGTCAATTAAATATAATCCTGATTATGTTGACGCGTATCGAATGTTAAGTATCTCTGCGCATAGCCAAGGAGATTTTGAAAAGTCAAATCAATATTTAAAAGAAGTGCGGAAAAGAGGTAAAGATATTGATTTTTCTCTTACAATAACTCCTTAA
- a CDS encoding AsmA-like C-terminal region-containing protein, with product MFCYNDAMLKKTILLLILIFAILTTGLAYLNEVLLPKKLKNILIEKITQKIGRDVLISDLHYVPLKGLVLTKLKIFEKNQKKEPFLSVEEASISIFYIPALMQKKAIIPSLVITNPVIRITKERTQEWNFSDLLSQNQKKRNQTKNEITAYIGALNITNGIVIFSDKNLSKDPIEIIKNINLSAHLALPKGFTANIRIMPSNKNSLKLISSINYQIDSGDFLSTFNIENFSLEEFAPYIKTSTLNLENSFINIAAFDISQRNKKITAKGEISLRETKLSTNNGIYFTSTPTVSIKELTIKSGIWSVLGKLYLNQSILIANKQSRAEGNIFYDFFLEEKNETVHSSGNLKIENFKGNIENKANFSGYVEGAADFERTAEILTSNLTLKLQDAILSFSDKKHFSGNPTLKIKTVFTPKEEKERLQHSGSITMSLATLTNIPHLETIENIKGTVDFKNNQISSPKLTGLIFNTPFQISGQLMNFQKPTLDIQGTLSNINLNNFKNIFKEILTDPSADIKGQSSLNFKYTGTTKSIKNSSVEISASLKDVAIKTKKLPSEITDISGEVSYAVNSLSTFHFLPDNAIWKNLKGVFKEQKYILDGSLAFNTLLTKITIDGLKADAHIKLMPDRFTISSLKINYKNTDLLVQGEAFYPQDSKWNINVDINGNLQLEHLSELIPPFKEKFKKLDPRGLCSIKSSFEGNPKEWLNWTLLLKLTSNKVFLENYELTSVSLKFDQRDQFINQCLISALFYEGALKAEASADLSIHEMPYKIESSIQDLNLEKLKNATPLKDKEISGILQATYQGNGPLSDIHFSKGEGSISVDQGELWQLDLVQGLGKLLFIPEYKNIAFDNAQSNFVIKNEKVFIQDGILKGNQMKLNCNGDISFNGDLDLDVVSKFEQNAIKNSQSFKKTIAAILTQANTFLTVKITGTLRDPKYYIVPSPSGIIKKTKDLILDGIPNIF from the coding sequence ATGTTTTGCTATAATGATGCAATGCTTAAAAAGACTATCTTGCTTCTTATCCTAATATTTGCCATATTAACAACTGGGCTAGCCTACCTCAACGAAGTCCTCTTGCCAAAAAAACTCAAAAATATTCTTATTGAGAAAATTACGCAAAAAATTGGGCGCGATGTTTTAATCAGCGATCTTCATTATGTTCCGCTAAAAGGACTTGTCCTAACAAAACTTAAAATATTTGAGAAAAATCAAAAAAAAGAACCCTTTTTATCTGTTGAGGAAGCCTCAATAAGCATTTTTTATATCCCAGCCTTAATGCAAAAAAAGGCTATCATCCCTTCTCTTGTTATTACAAATCCTGTCATACGCATCACAAAAGAACGAACTCAAGAATGGAATTTTAGCGATCTTTTATCTCAAAATCAAAAAAAAAGAAATCAAACCAAGAATGAAATCACAGCTTATATTGGAGCACTTAATATCACCAACGGCATTGTTATTTTCTCAGACAAAAACTTATCCAAAGATCCTATCGAAATAATTAAAAACATCAATCTTTCGGCTCACCTTGCCCTGCCTAAAGGGTTTACTGCAAACATCAGAATCATGCCTTCTAACAAAAATTCTCTCAAACTCATTTCAAGCATTAATTACCAAATCGATTCTGGTGACTTCCTATCAACATTCAACATCGAGAATTTCTCGCTCGAAGAATTTGCACCCTACATTAAAACGTCGACCCTCAATCTAGAAAACAGTTTTATCAACATCGCTGCTTTTGATATCTCTCAAAGAAACAAAAAAATAACAGCTAAAGGTGAAATCTCTCTTAGAGAAACAAAACTATCAACAAATAACGGAATATACTTTACTTCAACGCCTACTGTCTCCATTAAGGAACTAACGATCAAAAGTGGAATATGGTCCGTATTAGGGAAACTTTATCTAAATCAAAGCATTTTAATTGCTAATAAGCAAAGTAGAGCTGAAGGAAATATTTTCTACGATTTCTTTTTAGAAGAAAAGAATGAAACAGTTCATTCTTCTGGAAACTTAAAGATTGAAAATTTTAAAGGAAATATTGAAAACAAAGCAAATTTCTCAGGATATGTTGAGGGCGCAGCTGACTTTGAACGCACAGCCGAAATTTTAACATCCAATTTAACTCTTAAATTACAAGATGCCATCCTTTCTTTTTCAGACAAAAAACATTTTTCTGGAAACCCAACACTAAAAATAAAAACTGTCTTCACCCCAAAAGAAGAAAAAGAACGCCTACAACATTCTGGATCCATCACAATGTCTCTGGCCACACTAACAAACATTCCTCATCTTGAAACAATAGAAAATATTAAAGGAACAGTCGATTTTAAAAACAACCAAATATCATCCCCTAAGCTAACTGGCCTTATCTTTAATACTCCATTTCAAATCTCAGGCCAATTAATGAATTTTCAAAAGCCAACTCTTGATATTCAAGGCACGCTATCGAATATCAATTTAAATAATTTTAAAAATATATTTAAAGAAATCTTAACCGATCCCAGTGCCGATATCAAAGGTCAATCTTCTCTTAACTTTAAATACACAGGAACAACAAAATCTATCAAAAATTCCTCTGTTGAAATCTCTGCCTCCCTAAAAGATGTCGCCATCAAGACAAAAAAGCTACCTTCTGAAATAACAGATATATCCGGGGAGGTCTCTTACGCAGTCAATAGCTTGTCTACGTTTCATTTCTTACCAGACAATGCCATCTGGAAAAACTTAAAAGGCGTATTTAAAGAACAAAAATATATACTTGATGGGTCGCTTGCCTTCAACACTCTTTTAACAAAAATTACTATCGATGGGCTTAAGGCCGATGCGCACATAAAATTGATGCCAGATCGTTTTACAATTAGCTCTCTAAAAATAAATTATAAAAACACCGACTTGCTTGTCCAAGGAGAAGCCTTTTACCCTCAAGACTCCAAATGGAATATTAATGTTGATATTAACGGAAATCTTCAGCTAGAACATCTGTCCGAATTAATTCCACCTTTTAAAGAAAAATTTAAAAAACTTGATCCAAGAGGATTATGCTCAATCAAAAGCTCTTTTGAAGGAAACCCCAAAGAATGGCTCAACTGGACATTGCTCTTAAAATTAACAAGCAACAAAGTCTTTCTTGAAAATTATGAGCTAACTTCTGTCTCGCTTAAATTTGATCAACGTGATCAATTCATCAATCAATGCCTTATCTCTGCTCTTTTTTACGAAGGTGCCCTAAAAGCTGAAGCCTCCGCAGATTTGTCGATTCATGAGATGCCTTACAAAATCGAATCAAGCATTCAAGACCTAAACCTAGAAAAACTTAAAAATGCAACACCTCTTAAAGACAAAGAAATCTCCGGAATATTACAAGCAACCTACCAAGGAAACGGACCTCTTTCCGATATCCATTTTAGCAAAGGCGAAGGTTCAATCTCTGTTGATCAAGGAGAGCTCTGGCAACTTGACCTTGTCCAAGGACTCGGAAAATTACTTTTTATTCCAGAGTACAAAAATATTGCTTTTGACAATGCGCAAAGTAATTTTGTTATTAAGAATGAAAAAGTTTTTATTCAGGACGGAATTTTAAAAGGAAATCAAATGAAACTTAATTGCAATGGAGATATTTCTTTTAACGGAGACCTCGATCTAGATGTCGTTTCAAAATTTGAACAAAACGCCATAAAGAACTCTCAATCGTTTAAGAAAACAATAGCCGCTATTCTAACTCAAGCCAACACTTTTTTAACCGTTAAAATCACAGGAACATTGAGAGACCCTAAATACTACATTGTTCCTTCTCCAAGCGGAATAATCAAAAAAACCAAAGATCTTATTCTGGATGGGATTCCAAATATTTTTTAA
- the rdgB gene encoding RdgB/HAM1 family non-canonical purine NTP pyrophosphatase has translation MRELLIATNNQKKLKELKELLSDLPLRITSLKDYKNMPKIEEDGKTFSQNALKKASTISIYTKKLVMGEDSGLEVKALNNCPGVFSARFSGANATDKKNNLKLLRSLNKVPLKERQARYRCCVALTDQNGIVGVVSGSCSGIISLRSKGRNGFGYDPLFLISRYRKTFGELDPCIKSKISHRARALKKFKFIIKKYLESHPE, from the coding sequence ATGAGAGAGCTTTTAATTGCAACAAATAATCAAAAGAAACTAAAAGAATTAAAAGAACTTTTATCTGATCTTCCTTTAAGAATTACTTCATTAAAAGATTATAAAAATATGCCTAAAATTGAGGAAGACGGCAAAACATTTTCTCAAAACGCTTTAAAGAAAGCATCTACGATATCTATTTATACAAAGAAGCTTGTGATGGGAGAAGACTCTGGGCTAGAGGTAAAGGCGTTAAATAATTGCCCTGGTGTTTTTTCTGCTCGTTTTTCGGGAGCGAATGCTACAGATAAAAAGAACAATCTAAAGCTGCTAAGATCTTTAAACAAAGTTCCTTTGAAAGAAAGGCAAGCGCGATATCGCTGTTGCGTTGCTTTGACAGATCAAAATGGTATTGTTGGTGTTGTCTCTGGAAGTTGTAGCGGGATTATTTCTTTGCGATCAAAAGGAAGAAATGGTTTTGGGTATGATCCTCTTTTTTTGATTTCTCGATATCGTAAAACTTTTGGAGAGCTAGATCCTTGCATCAAATCAAAAATCAGTCATCGTGCGCGTGCACTGAAAAAATTCAAATTTATTATTAAAAAATATTTGGAATCCCATCCAGAATAA
- the rph gene encoding ribonuclease PH, giving the protein MPRKDGRKLDQLREIEITRNYLKNAQSSCLIKFGDTHVICTATIEDNVPIFLRNSGTGWLTAEYGMLPCSCSSRIVRNKISGRTHEIQRLIGRSLRSVVDFVRLGERTIKIDCDVIQADGGTRTASITGAYVALVDVLKKFKKDIKLVELPIKDYVAAVSVGVFSGELLLDLDFLEDSKADMDMNVVMRGCGDFIEVQGTAEGLPFSKEQMDQAIVLAKKGIEELFDIQKNVLDS; this is encoded by the coding sequence ATGCCAAGAAAAGATGGTAGAAAATTGGATCAATTAAGAGAGATTGAAATCACGCGAAATTATTTAAAGAATGCACAAAGTTCTTGTTTGATAAAGTTTGGCGATACGCATGTTATTTGTACGGCGACCATTGAAGACAATGTGCCGATTTTCTTAAGAAATTCAGGAACAGGATGGCTTACGGCAGAATATGGCATGTTACCATGTTCTTGCTCCTCTCGTATTGTGCGCAATAAGATATCTGGGCGAACACATGAAATTCAGAGGTTGATTGGGAGGTCTTTAAGAAGCGTTGTTGATTTTGTTCGTTTAGGTGAGCGAACTATTAAAATTGATTGCGATGTTATCCAGGCTGATGGCGGAACAAGGACTGCCTCGATTACCGGTGCATATGTTGCGCTTGTGGATGTCTTAAAGAAATTTAAAAAAGATATTAAATTAGTGGAGCTTCCTATAAAAGATTATGTCGCGGCTGTAAGTGTTGGCGTTTTTAGCGGTGAGCTTTTGCTAGATTTGGATTTTTTAGAAGATTCAAAAGCTGATATGGACATGAATGTTGTTATGCGCGGATGTGGCGACTTTATCGAAGTGCAAGGGACTGCGGAAGGATTGCCTTTTTCAAAAGAACAGATGGATCAAGCGATTGTTTTAGCCAAAAAAGGGATCGAAGAATTGTTTGATATTCAAAAGAATGTGTTAGATAGCTAA
- the queF gene encoding preQ(1) synthase: MVKKTYKGLQEHIRDLKVPKIDVWKNKYQDRDYTVDLSTSEFTCICPKTGLPDFATINIYYKPDKTCVELKSFKYYLIFYRNVGIFHEHLANKILDDIVKACQPRWIKVEVVMGTRGGIQTTVTTEYPQS; encoded by the coding sequence ATGGTAAAAAAGACATACAAAGGGCTCCAAGAGCATATTCGGGACCTGAAGGTTCCGAAGATAGATGTTTGGAAAAATAAGTATCAAGATCGAGATTATACTGTTGATCTTTCGACAAGCGAGTTTACCTGCATTTGTCCTAAGACAGGGCTTCCAGATTTTGCGACAATTAATATTTATTATAAACCGGATAAAACATGTGTTGAGCTTAAGTCGTTTAAATATTATCTTATTTTTTATCGCAATGTCGGTATTTTTCATGAACATTTAGCAAATAAAATTCTTGATGATATTGTTAAGGCATGTCAGCCACGCTGGATTAAAGTTGAAGTTGTGATGGGTACACGCGGAGGCATTCAAACGACGGTTACAACAGAATACCCGCAAAGCTAA